The window ttagaacttcatgaaactcacttgtaaactgaaaacatatttagacacattgcaggtctcaatacataaagaaagacaagctaccaccatgtatcttatcagaccaccatggattacagctggatatcaacaaaaccagaaagaacacaaagcttgcaaactcatggaaactgcacacctcactactgagtgaaaactaggttaagacagaaataaaggaagaaattagagacattatagaagtcaatgcaaatgaatatgcaaaatgcACAATCTTatggaatacaaagaaaatgaaactgtctctaagatgaaagttcatagcacaaaatccctacatgaaaaaattggagagctctcacactggcaatttaagagcattctctaaaatctagaatggaaagaagtgagtgagcaatgaaggaaagaagttgacatcaagatattgtcaaattgagatcaaaatccataaaatagaaagagaagaatacacagaattaatgaaacatggggtTGGTTCTTTgaaccttttattagacaaaatagaaacacttattaaaagatagagactattgaaattaatgaaatctaaaataaaaagggtgacaaacagacaatgaagaaagccagagaatggtaGAGACATAGCTTTAAAATGCCTCTACAACACcaaattagaaattctaaaagaaaatgcTAATCTCAATTTGTTCCActgaccaaagttaaatcaaactaaggtaaataacttaaacagacctaaacacctagaaaaagagaagtcattacaagtgtgcccacaaatagaggccagggccatgagtttcagggtagaatcctaccagacttccaaagaggagttcatgacaatactcctcaaagtattcaacaatatagaaagagaagaaaccttagctgattttattttgtgagcccatggctacccaaatatccaatcaatataaagactcagctacaaaaaagaattacaaaccattttccctaaaaccacagatgcaaaaatatttaatacaatgaattaaataaaatagaaatcattttaaaagatcatcctcaatgatcaatgaggcaggctccactaaagagatacaggaatggtttaatataatgtgcttaatgtgtaagaaaataaaataagtggtcatctcattggatgattaataattctctgacaatatttaatcccactttatgatgaagttcttggagtgattaaggatacaagggacacacctaaacataatgtcactttactgcaaacctatagccaacattaaatagaGAGACAACAATTACAATAGAGAGACATGCATATTAATTCCACCAATTCACAAACAAGaagaggtgatccattctctccatatctatttaaaatactatctaaaagtttagcaggagcaataaaacagaagaagataaaggtaatacagattagaaaggaggaagtaaaattatcgttttttttttttttttttttttttttttttttttttttttttggttttctgagacagggtttctgtgtgtagccctggctttcctggaactagcaacaggtgtggagagagacaaaaaaaaagtcagagggggaaaatgaatcaaaatctgcaacTGGCTGGGGGTGGGTACATTTAGCatgtgccagagaccacaaattggagggtaccaaggagtctaaggttgatcttagctgagatgtatagcagttagatataaACGCTAAAAAGGCAGTCAGGCAGAACCCTCagaggagagttaaagacaccaacgaatccaaaaatctttctacccaaaatttgtcctgttcacaagaatacaatctacaacatagattctgtacaacagcaaaataacattgttgttgttgttgctgttgttctaacttgctaccctgctgctgtgattgaatcttctaagaaaaagcatatcaggtaataaatgtttgttgtacatggttctgtcagatcacaggcCATCATTTTGAAGCTtaaattagaaactgaaggcaaaaagcatggacaaacactgtctcctggcttgttctcttgcttgctcactgtctcatgctcagcctgctctctcatccagcccaggaccacttgcttagggatattgccaccctcagtggaagagccttcctaatcaatcatcaacactatctctcacagacatagcaaccagtcATTCTGATGAGAGCACGCCCttgattgaggctccttcagatgactgtagctctgaaatgctgagaactgaaaactatgacacagacataataataaatgaggaagttgtaacatcccaaaaccaatgggctaaccatatcaatacaagagGCCATGCTACCCCATGAGGGAGTTGGAGATGTGgttgagcaaggacaaaatagggatgttacctggctcagagcagggaaggatacactggaatggggagctcagaggctgagctgacctggggtgaggtgtctttaacactGGGTTCTCAatccagtgctaccaaagaggaggctaaaacagctggaagatggatagagaagcagattaTACCACACAACCGGAAATGACCACTAACAAAGGACAagacctctggtccaaggaagatatgctaaattttttagaatcgatgaagaacgactttccatcttatgacagctccaagttcaaaactagagtcacatatgaactggacagatggtagttcaggaggtgggaaatgaggtctttgtctttccaccctgtaaaataaggtaggcagagcctgattttgccctggatgctgtctcgaagagctctctgtcatggactagtcaatgggtctagaaggatttaacccaaggtgtgggactagtaactaaattgattaggatgaaatctgtctcatttcctcagagaataacaaattgcaacacacaaaATGGATAGCCTCAAGGGGGCAGTAAAGGGTACCCAGCATATGCCAACCCTTGTACAGAGTAGAAAATAAAGATAGGAAGGGAGCTGTCAGCCATGTAGCAAGATTCTAACatccccagaaattaagaccatgcacacacaccatcccctacaccaggctctgaaacatgttccaagccctttgtggcttcaactctccagtgcatTCACTATAAtgtgcttccacattcactttagtcatctccctctgcaaatactcaaaaaaatccaaaaaccaaagcacaaagacacaaatctgacagacaaggaactgacacaaagaacaacaataacacatctgttacttattttgttttgttttgttttctttttgagacggggtttctctttGTTACCCTGGCTATcccaaaactcactctgtagaccaggctgggttcaaactcagaaatgcacctgcctctgcctcccaagtgctgggattaaaggtgtgccccaccaccacccggcaacaatgacacatcttaacaggcagACTTTCAATCCTTCAGCTGGTATTTTTGAGTACtttggggttccagtccatgcaccaagatgttgtgcccaagtcactggcaccccagagaccaccaagaacctactgcaatgcaaatacacaaagttgTATTCCAGAAGTTGCCAAGGTTgttccttgttgtgcacctggagtcaatcatgtgtgagaatcacccaggtgttattggtttcaaaggcataaatgaacctgtcatgcagagcagctaaggcatGGCAGGGTGAAAGGAGTGCATGACAGAAACACAGTTAATCCTAgtcgcaggggaagaacccagcatatggACGATGTAACAACACTTCcgagaagatgtcacctcagtgatgctggtttctacttcatccccactaattttttaactacagccaaccagcatcaattgtctcagtcgtcccttctagtctttcctcccagagccacatggacaaagctgctgagttcctctgcctgctgaggctggaacaCGGCCCCTTCTAATAACatcgcttccaatcactaaccctggagtcaccattcAAAAAAAGACCGTGacctgatggtgacagggtaataattttttaagctgaatctatcatggagcctatggtcggtcccaccataaatttcattattatgtggACACAAATTAtagtatatcaagtacattgacataaaatagacctttttacttccagaagttatagccacattccattccatgatgttggtacttgattcggTAATAAGGACTAACATGGCCTCAGATGGCAGCGTCCGCCGGGGCCTCAGGGCCTCACCCTCGTTCCTTGTGGATATGTCTCCACGTTGTGTCGGCTAGGAAATAAATCATCGGAAAATCGATAGAGATGATGAAGGTGCGTCTTCTAATTCATCAATCGGATGCAtcaactataaaacataaaatatgaaatataaaaattacatataaaatacattggatataacttctaaaatataaaattaaaaattaacttaaaatagaatggaaaaaacattaaatataaaacatcaatataaattataggataaatgtaaatataaaatataaaataaaacaaaatgacacattaaatatggtaatataaaatttttaaaaattaaaatggaaaataatataaaatataaaataaaatgtacaatgtGATATGAATATTTCACTATAAaatgaagaatataaaatataaattttaaaattaaaatatgtaataaatacaaaatgtacaaaacataaatataaaatataatataaatataataaaataaattaaaaagtaaataaaatataaaatacatcaaacataaaatataaaattaaaaagtgaaagtaaaataaaatagaaaataatacaaaatatgaaatttaacataaaaataaaatataacacacaatatataaaacataaaataaaatttaaatatataaaatgtaaaatataaaatataaatatgtaaacgtaaataaaattaaaataaaatataaaacataaagaatagaaaataaaaaattaacagtgaagtaaaatataaaataatataatataacattaaatattaaaaacaatatataatatatatgatataacatgaatataagtagaaaataaataataaaattaactaaaacataaaatatattaaatttaaaatatacaataaactataaaatgtaaaatataaaacatacgtataaaacataaaataaaactaaaataatatacatgaaatataaaatataaattataaaattaaaaaaataaaagtaaagtaaaatataaaattaaatataatatgaaaaaattgtatacataaaatataatgaaaacataaaacataaaataaaaataaatatgaaataaaatataaaatataaaataaaatgaaataaatttaaacttcaaaatatataataaaatgtaaaatgtaaaatataaaacgtAAGTATAAAGCATACTGtgaatacaaattataaaattaaaataaaacataaaatacattaaatataaattataaaacagaaaaataagagtaaatcAAATTCTAAAATAAcgtaaaatatgaaatcaaatacgaataaaaactgaaataaactataaatataaagcatgatgtaaatatgagtaaaaatacgtaaactttttaaaaatagtttaagaaatgaactttaaagattttaaaataaaaatctgcttgGACTTTCAATTCTACACCTGGCTGTGtgagggaaataaaattgttaaatatcacACTGCACGTGTCACTTCCTCTCGGACGCTGTTTGACTAATTGTGCTTCAACATACGGCGAAATATGGAAAACAGTAATAATCATAATTTGTCTATagcatgtttcatattttatattttattttattcattttatgttacatttatattttattttatattattttatattttcatttacttaactttattttataataataatgatttgtctatagcatgtttcatattttcatgttttatattttttcatattttattttattcattttatgttacatttatatcttattttctatttttatttacttaattttatatttgtggcttattttatcctatttttaatttactgtactatattttattatattttatcttatttaggttttttcatattttatatttattttaaatttttattcgtTTTATTTTacgttttatattttgtattttatttcattagaattttattttcatatttcattgcacattttatatttatatttttatttatatttattaggaTCCTCCCAAGATGATTATTGATTTGCACTGACTGTCATCAACTATGTCATCAACTATGGATCCGTATTGATTAATTATCAGTTATTGATTATCAACTATTGATCGGTATTGATTACTGATCAGCAATACCTGCTGATTATCGATCGTTGATTACCATCAGCATTGAACATTTTTAGTTCCTGACCAGCATCGACTATTCGTCATTGATTACCATTGATTACCTTTTATCGTGAGCATTGATCTTCATCTGCATCCCATCaccgtcatgcccctgcctctgcctcctgagtgctgggaacaaaggcCTGCGCCACGATTTACTGATTAACTCgattattgataattgattagtATCGATTGGTATCGACGGGGTGGGGGCCACCACGGGGAATCACGGGATCGATCTCCACCGCCAACACCTCCGAGGAAATCCGGGATCGCCGCCGTGCGCCTGCGTGGGTCGccgtcgccggctgtgacgtcacggagAGTCCGACGGGGTTGGCGGGAGTCGCGGCGGCCGTCGGGATCCCGGTGCGGCCGCCTAGCGGGCGCGGTGACGTCACACGCCAGCGCCGGAGTCGCGGGGTGACGACCGCGGTTCGCGGACGCCCCGGTCACCGAAAGCCGCTTCCAGCGTAACCACATCAGCTTCCGCCCCGCAGGGTCGGCTGTGAGCGCGACCGGAAGTGCCCTGGCGAGCGCCAGGGAACCGGAAGCGGCGCCGCGTCTTTGGGCCGAAACGCCTCTCCGCCCTTCCCGAGGCGCGGGCCCGCCCTCCCCGGAAGCGGAAGTGCGTCACAGACGCCCTCAAGGCGTGGCCCGCAGCGGTGGGCGGGGCCTAGCGACGGTGAGCCGAGGCCCCGCCCACCCCGGGGCCGCGCCGATCCGGTTCTATCCGGCTTCTGGTCTCCCGCGGCTTCAAGAGAGGAAGAGGCCGCGGCAGGAACGCGGCGCCCGCGGGTGCCATGGCGAGGAGGGCGGGGTTAGGGCGGATCCGGGGCGGGGCCAGGCGGGGGGCGGGGCCGGTGGGAATCCAGGTCTGTCTTTACCATTACTGAGATCCCTTCTGCCTGTGGGAGGGGCTTAGGAAACGTCCTATGATGTcagtgtgggaggagccaggggACTGAGTGACGTGGGCGGGGCCGGGCCGTGTGGGCGGAGTCATCGTAAATCCCAGTCTATTGACAGTTCCTGAGTGGGTGGGGTTTACGTGTGGGGCGTGGCCGTGACGTGAGGGTTCCTCTTTATCttgtttttgagtgaaagttCGTTGCCTGACAAAGTTTATGTGactttctaaatagtttctctgtttgtctagaataaaataaaaagtgctgaGAGTGAGAAGCCACCAGAGTGGCTTTCCTAGGTTTCCCTTTGTTGTTCTACTGGAAATACGATGGTGGTGATGGACACAGTTACTGGGCcttcttgtttccagacaggaaaacacgaagatctcagggaagtctgtgttttgaagtgttcaggaaggagaggtgttttatcatctttactgtgatgttttctaccagtttgtacaAGGAGTTTTTCCTGCCTGTTATATTTTGGTTCTCAAGTTAGAGCGTAAAGCAACCTAGTATATTCTACATACTtacctttgctctcctttttaaatatgtgttgttttttcctttattgtttatgaaaatgaaaccatatatttaatcataaaaaccttgagattatgcatcaaattattcttacaaactcatggttctgcctatgtcaattatatttccataatactagatattttacttatcatttatCGTTGGcaaattgctttttattatttcttttgtatCTCAGTCTCAACTTTAAGTCAGGATTCTAAGCCATGTGCctgacacttaaaaatgaaaatgaaacactgcttgtctttttaacatttgttccaaaatttaataataattggtaaaTTACTATGTGATGGGCTCTGTTCCAGAACTCTTTGCTAAGtggtttcccatttaatattcaaaagcaccGTAAAACTTTGGCACACTCAGAAACAGGTTTGTAGAGATAATAGTACTTGGTTGGGTCACATGGTACAAAGGAACCAGGATATTTACTTACTTCACTTTGACTCATGACCCAGATCCTAACtcttttgtgagctacattttaaaaggacaaagttttgcatatatttgtaagtgtatgttcCTCCAAATTACTGGTAGTTAttcattatttctgcctaagaagatgttgtctgattcatggaagctgtagtcacaggtgtttgaaggatgctgggatttggactccaggctgcatgagcagcaagttttgttttttttttttttttttttaacctggaaccaatctgtctagtccccagaactgtagtttataaagcatttaatatagatttaaaagtggacattgagggaggagaaacacatgtGAGCATGATAGGCATGAGGAAAGGAAAGTTAGATGTGGGGAATGAGCTATGTCAACGAAAGACAGAAGTGAGTCTGGGTCAAGTagagatgatgggaaaaacctttaataaatacataaagtaagtaatttataatgagcttattttattctgtgtatgtatgtctatatgtgttcctgtgcatatatggaggtcagaggacaatgagtagggaggttgtcagaccacaggggttctggtgatagaacttgtgtcctcatgcttaatgacaagtgctttaaccctctttaaaaattacatttattggaatggagagatgtctcagcagttaagagcacttactgctcttccagaggtcctgagttcaattcccagcaaccacatggtgggtcacaaccatctgtaatagaatctgatgtccttttctggtatgtctaaaaatacctatagtatacacatacaaatataataaataaatcttaaaaattacatttattatttttatgtgtgtgagtgtgcaggagttgtgtatgtggatgttgtagaaattatttaatcccagcTTAGGGGTTTTACCCTGActttggccatttagttctcagataaaagacacacacaacctttatatttacaataagccttaattagcataagagcagctattgatcctctagctgttatgtctctatcccagccaataatcccactatataatttgccatgttttgtctgggttgcttttaactccaattagccaacccacgtggtcattattttatgactcacctaacaCATGGCAGCttcttctctttatcttcttttcccctccatgTTCTTCTCTGATGCTGGGGAAGTCCTGGAATGGTAAAAACctacttctctctcttctgtccaagtatcaggtattgactgttggcatctctattcagcagtTGGAAATAATTTGAGGGCAACATCACATAGCagcacttgggtctatgtgtggactctcttgtctctgggatagtcaggccttgggggcctgcagttagcattataatacttagtgacagactaaacctcaacaagtggaggtcaggggcatctggtaggagtctggtttctgtgtaggttccaggtattgaactgattacagatgtccctggattccactgtacttaatgtcctcagttgtaagtaactaagtagaaaagtggtggttaaggtaagggaaaaggtactgagaagagagataggacttGGTCCAAACTAAgcttatctcaccttatcctggagttgccacaggttgctttctctgcatttgtgtcacatcatgagttatgtcatgtgactaaatgtgcacacccattaactcattgtatatttgttttagctaacaaatatttcttgtagctctaagtgaaggtaaggtagcactttacatctggatatgattacagtaattggattgattacacatcactcaggggcagttgcacttacttattttggtgattggtgtgtttgagataggctctggctgcatggctagctagcctctgttggcttgaacttaaaacagatttgtagtttgttttaaggctaaagacttataagttaagttttatcctttgctttatctccttgaacatagcatgGTTATCGAAAAGGCTCTATCCACTAATTTTGTTATTAGGTGgctctcatttgtatagtttatttctttgtgtctcaGTTGTATTTGCAAATTGACTGTAGAGTGAACAAAAGTGCTGTCAAGTGGTGGAATACAgttctagccagttgcttctttccagggttacttcagtccacttcacagataaactaatgtgaggttgttggtatcaggctctgaacccagtgatatcacatttaggcaacccccacatcgttgccaaggcaacagccatacattcccagaagccatctggctacttcacctttacctgggagagactATGTCACCACCTATATAAAACAGCAGAACCCTCTGatctcactgtcttcttcccacttcttcttctcccccccaccatctttgccctgaataactCCCCCCCCCTTGGAATTatttggtttggtgttgtgtgttctaagctgtgtgcagacttctaacagaggtggcATTTGATTTCTGGGAAgcttaatttgtttacttctagtttgttcttatttctaagatactaaCAACCTACTACAGATatcagtatatttggaagattcttagacTCCTGTTCTCATTAACTTAGTTtggtgtttgttaaaaacatggcccacttttcagcccctcctctggagttgacagaccatctactctcagaggggaaagaatcccatttggggagaagcagcagatctttgtaaattttgttctcctctgaatcttaactaatttccactacttgggaggtgtctttgccttgggacaattttgtatagaaaacgca is drawn from Arvicanthis niloticus isolate mArvNil1 chromosome Y, mArvNil1.pat.X, whole genome shotgun sequence and contains these coding sequences:
- the LOC143437294 gene encoding uncharacterized protein LOC143437294; this translates as MAPAGAAFLPRPLPLLKPRETRSRIEPDRRGPGGGPAPREGRRGVSAQRRGAASGSLALARALPVALTADPAGRKLMWLRWKRLSVTGASANRGRHPATPALACDVTAPARRPHRDPDGRRDSRQPRRTLRDVTAGDGDPRRRTAAIPDFLGGVGGGDRSRDSPWWPPPRRYQSILINYQ